A portion of the Salminus brasiliensis chromosome 9, fSalBra1.hap2, whole genome shotgun sequence genome contains these proteins:
- the gng5 gene encoding guanine nucleotide-binding protein G(I)/G(S)/G(O) subunit gamma-5, with the protein MSTASNVVAMKKVVQQLRFEANINRVKVSQAAAELQQFCIQNALQDPLLTGVSSSTNPFRTQKLCSFV; encoded by the exons ATGTCGACCGCATCCAACGTCGTTGCGATGAAGAAAGTCGTCCAGCAGCTGCGTTTTGAGGCGAATATAAACAGAGTGAAG GTCTCTCAGGCTGCCGCCGAGCTCCAGCAGTTCTGCATCCAGAACGCCCTTCAGGACCCTTTGCTTACTGGGGTCTCTTCAAGCACCAACCCGTTCAGGACACAAAAGCTGTGCTCTTTTGTCTGA